Within Rhododendron vialii isolate Sample 1 chromosome 12a, ASM3025357v1, the genomic segment cacgtggtactccGGACCACTTTACAACCGCACATTCTTGTGTCAGGTGTAAAATATTGCTAGCTAAGAGAGCTCCGCTTGTGCTAAATGGATCTCCTACGAACAAAGCCTTGACACATTGCTGGACCGGGACACGTAGTTGTGTTTTGATTTCGTGCTTGTGTtgaacttttctttcttttcttattaaTAACTgacatggaattcaacatccGCAGCAAGGCGATCCCATTGAGGAGCGTTACGAGGAGTACACAGACACTGATAACTTTCTAGAGGGCCAGGAGGGAATCGATGCTGGGACTGTTGAACGGGTTGCCGAATCTCATGCTCCGAGTGTGGAGCCTTCTACCTCGCAATTGGAGGTTCCTCTCAGGGGTCTACCTCGCAGTTGGAGAGAGGGTGATTATTTGGTTTCACGTTATCCGGATGGGTCTGCCGGCATGAGATTAGGGGCACAAGAGGAGATAAGGTTAACTCCTCGAACTTTGTTTGCTGAGGTTCGAGAGGAACATAAAGCCATACTGTCCAACATCTTTGAACTGTGGCCAAGTACTTTCGTTCGTCTTGTTGGTGCGAGCTCGATTATTAGGAAGCTTGCCTTGGACTCCCGGGTATCTTTCGTGGAGGGGTTGGAGAATATGAGTTTGCCTCAGGCAACACCTGGAGATTTTGATTCTGCTCGCGATGGTTTGCAGGCGTTGACGCATTTTCGATTGGAAGTTGGTTGTCTTCGTAAGAGGTTGGACCAGATGGCTGCGCTACTTGAGCTCCCGGTTGCACAGGACCAGTTGGAGAAGGTGGGCAAGGAAATAGAAGAGATGGAGGAGGTGGTAAGGCGATTGAAAGACAAGAAGGAAGGACTTGTGCGGCGCGTATCCGAGCTTGAGAGTGCCAATTCGGGGGGTTCAACATGTCTAGTCACGCGGGGCAGGGTTTGAGAGGGCAAGGGAGTGCGTTTTACTTGGGCGGTTCCACCTTTTTGGTTTATGCTCATCTCCCTTGTTTTATTTGGGGTAGCTATGTTATATGGATGCTAGCAGTAGCAGTAGTAGGCTTCATATGTACTGAATTCTAAATAGTGAACATCTCATGGTAGGTGTATTATACAACAAACCTATAGATCGTGTGTGGGATCTTGAAATGGGTTGTCCAACTGAACTGGACTGGCCTGGCCTGGCCTGGCCTGGTATAGGGCTGTAAAGTCATCAATCATTTGTCTTTTGATGGTACTAAAGACTTCATGTGATAGGGAACTTTGCCTTTCATTAATTAGGGAGCGACAGATGAGATGGAAATCTTACCTGGCCTGGTTATGTTTTGCTGTCAACTTTTTCTTTGTGGGTTAATGCAGGTGATGACAGCTCGAAATGCCAGGGTATAGTTTGGGATCAAGGATgtaatctcttcttcttctttttattaccAAGTATTCGAGCTGATCTATGTGCATCTCAACTAATCTTTGAAGTTCAAAATTATACTTCATATTGAAAATATTGAACAACAAATTAATCAAAGAGGAAATCAGAAAAGAAATATTGAATCGCTCTTTTTGgtttctataaataaataaataaattccaaaGCAAATGAATGAGGAAACAACGGATCTAAAAGCACTTGGTAAGCATCATGTGCATGACTGGTAAAAACAGAACATAGGATATTAGGATGAGTTGTAAACGAGGCGATCCAAGCCGAGCCGAACTTTGACAAACTCGAaccttaacgagtcgagcttagTTATTTACTAAATAAGCTTTTTTAATCGAGctgagcttttgtcgaacgaaTTGAGCTTGCGAGTTGTTCGGTTCGTTTACCGCCCTAGTTGCATGTGAAGAAAATGGGTACATTCAACAACAATAAAATTCCACTTCATTTATTGTATGGATACATCTGTGACACAATTTAAGGTTAAAAAACACCTTCATCACTACATTATAACGTGTAGTGGCTTAAGCCAAACAATGACTCTTGGTGGTATAAAAGACTTCGAAAAACAATACACAAAAtcacaaacaaaataaacatttttgaaaaagtgtttaGAATGCTTTGGGACAGCATTACTTTCCAATTCAAGAAACAACTCCTACTTTGTCTCAACCATTATTGCAACAAGGCTCGATCGCTACGATCAAGCATGTTTATGTTGCGGCGGAGCGTTAACAAGCACCAACTTCACATCATCAACCACCGGACCGCAAAGAGACCCCGAATGATCGCTCTTCATGTGATAATACGAGCTAAGGAACTTAACCCGGGTCATCATCGAAGATGCGGTGAACCGGAGCTTGGCCCGTTTGAACCCACCCTTGCCCGAGGACTCGTAGGGTACCTTGAAAGATTCCTTCCCGGCAAAAGCCTCCACCACCATGGACCCCTCACAGGAATTGCAAGCATCCCCAACCGCAAAGGTCAGGTCGTAGACCTTGTTGGGCATGGTCCTGACGATCTGAACGATAATGCTCTCTCGTCCGGCCATCAGTTGCACGGCCCGGTTGCCTACGGGAACGAAATAGTGGGCGTAATCGATGTATTTGACGGCTTTTAGGGAAATGACGCTCCAACCTATTAGAGGGCAGTGGGCATCCTCTATGTTGGAGGGGACTAGGACACCCCAGGATGTGTTGGGGGATATGTATGGACCAGTTTCGAAGTTTCCATTCCTCAACAGGTTGCCTGCAATAGGGACGCAGATGTACCAAGTTAGCTACAAAAGTGTTAGGATCCATAAAACCCGGCCAGCACATGAAAGTGTTCATGAAAACATATGAACGATCCAGATTCACAGTACATTTTCATGTGTTGGTTTTCATGGACTGTACTACTCCTCAGTTAACTAAGGTTATTTGGTAGAACAATGCTATGCCAATTTCAAAGTAGTACACAAAACTTGTACATGGGGAAACCTACTAAATTGAGGTAGCTAGGTTCTGTGTACCCGTATTTATAATGTGAACAGATATTGATATATAGATACGTCTAAAATAATCCGATACATGTGAACCTCAAACTATTTTGTAGGGTCTACATACGGCATTCGATTCTAGACAGGTATCTAAACTTGTACGCATAATTTTGTGAACGTAGCAAGTTACTTTACAGATCAGGGAGGTTGCATGTGGCTTTGTTCAAGATGATCAGAGAGGAATATCACCAATTATATGGTAAGTAATGGCCGATTTTCATATACCGTTGCACCCCAATATAACAGTGAGACACATTGAAATTGCATGCATATTCGCAATTCCAATGTGTATCACTCGGTTCATTTCTAATTCACGAATCCGTTCACGACcgttgagagagagggagagagaacgcACCTGCGGTTCTTTTAATCGGCGGCAAAGCAACCAACGCAACCGAATCAATAAGCGGGCCACAAGCGGCATCCTCCTTGTCGTCGCCGGGGTTATGAATCGAGATCTCCACCTGATCCGCCTCGGCCACGAACCCCCACGAGTACGAGTCCCACCCGTTGCTGCTGTAAACCGTCTGGATCGGCAGCACCCCCGAGCCGCCTGCCTCCGTGCATGGCGACACCGACACCTTCAGCTTCTCCTGCTGGCCACAGGTGCGCGCCGCGCTGAACGTCAACGAGTAGAACATGCCGGGCGTGAGCGTGAGCTTCTGCTTGATCGCGGCGTCGTTTCCGAGCCGTACCGCGTACATGCCAGCGGGGACGATGAGGAGCATGTGGTCCTGTGTGGCGCCGGACTTTATGTACTCGACGCAACCGGTGGTTTCCCAGTCGGGAATTCCGTTCGGGGACGTCAGCTTCGTGCCGTCTAGGTCGGACGGACTCGGGCATTTCTCGAATCCTCCGTTGGGTACTTCTCCTGCAAAATCATGGGCTCGCGTTAGCTCGTTAAAAGCTCATTCGAGGCCAATTTGTTGCTTGAATAATGAAATTTGAACGATGATTTCTCAAAAGCTCGTCCATGTTTCAAACaaactactactccctccgtccctttttaagtgtcctgcttcgtaactccaacttattaaaaagacatcatcattacacctttcacatcaactttttcctccactttccctacttacccatcatcattacacttttactcactaacttttcaaaataaaatctacttttagggacaaaatagacaatacaccaacttttacccccataactttacaaaatggacacttattatgggacagcccaaaatggaatactggacacaaaaaaagggacggagggagtacaaccTATTCGTTTAGGTTATGATGCATGCGTAGATTCGTTTGAAATCGGTTCACCTGATTAAAAACAAGTTAAGCTTGAAGATGTTTTTTAAGTTCGTCACATTTTCAAAGCAAACTTTGGATTAGTATTATTCGACTCGTTTGACTCGCTTATCAGCCATACttaaaagtaattgaattcatactcttgttttattttttatttagtaaTTCTTTTATcttctaataataataatacttgAATTTGTAATATTGTTCCATAGAAGTTTAATTTCTCAtacaaaagtaaaacaaaaggCAATTATATATTGAATAAACAAAGGGCTGTAGAAATTGTTACCCTAATGAAATTGTGAAATAAACAATTCTTAGTCAAAGATTATTCATTGAACCATTCATGTGAAATTAAACAAGAGTAAGGCTCAATTTGTGTCACTTGAAAGTTAGCCATGTGGACGTCACATGTATGGGGCGATTCTAATTAACTAGCTAGGCTTTTTGAAAATAGAGAATATATAAGAGTTAAACCTTTTAAATAAGTGGAaacatatttatgattctatcCGCATTCCGATCTGGAAGAATAGATGACAAGTATAACTTAGTataagatgaaaaataaattacctTTACAGGACTTAATTAAGATAAATTCacgtttttttattaaattaaatgaaTATAAACAGTGTATATGTGttcttttatcattttatccgtCTACATTTGATTATTAATTCATGACCCACGTACACATGTTCTATTATGATTGTAACACCACATTAATCCACTAGAAATTTATTACTGGTAATGGGTGAACCTATTTTGAAGGtaggaaaatgattcatatagccgaccccaagtgattagGACATAAGATTCGGTTTGATTTGGTGAACCTATTTTGAATATTACATGAGatataaactaaaactaaaaaaacatgGGAACAAATCTAACAAACACTAAAATGCAACCAAAGACCAAAACTTTTATGATAAATCATTATAGGATTGAGGCTAGCTATTCACAATCTCTCTTGCCCTAAGTGCGTCGAATGGGCTGATTAATTTGGACGCGCATAGCTTTATTCTCGTCAAATTTTCTCGCTCTTAAGCGCATGTCAGATGTGTGCAATATTTGTATAAGATGATATATTTCATACGGGAACGGGAAGGGAATGAAACGGCATTGGTGTGGACTGTGGAGCATGTCGTGCTAATTAGCTTTTTGCATTGAGATACCACACGGTTGATAAAACTGGCATACAATGAAGAACCATCGTCATATTGAAAAGCCCACTAAAATTAAACATATAAAAACTGCAgtgaaaggagaagaagagagctAGCTTACCGCCTGTTTCGTAGTAAACGGCTAAGGCGACATGGCAGGTGACGGAAAATAGCAGCAGCAACACCACGATCCTCGACATtgtgtcagagagagagaggaggaggaggaggaggaagaagaagaaaaagaaggaagaagaaggaagaagaagaagaagttgttgTTAATTGGCTTGGAAATGAGATTTCCTGTGGGTTATATTTATGTATTTCGCGTCACGACAAAGCCCTCAGTAATGGAGAATATTACGTAAATACCACCACTAGACAGTTTTTAATTTCCTTTACGGAATCAATTTCCAATACTTTCTGATCATGTTACCTAACGTTTTTGTTATACATCACCCCTGATTTGTTTTCCCTCTGAAAATCTTAACCAAGAAATCATTTGCACGTTGTCCGGGCGAAATCCTTGCCAGAATACAAGGGTCAGAGGCCAAATGATTTCTCAAATCAAGAGCTATACCACTGGCCAAATGTTTATTTCCCTATATACTACCTGATGTGGTTAGAAACGAAATGGGTTTCTTCCATTGGAGGTTCGGATTTAGGAACGAAAGTAATTCGCAATCCACATATGCCGTTGTGCGCGCGGAAGTGTAATATATCCTAAACGATTGGTGTCACGAGTTGGGATGAAATAACATATTAGAGCATCCGTTTATAGACTCTTTAAATTTTAGAAGAAGTCCATACGTCGCTGTCGTGTAGGATTAGAAATCTCATGAGGGTGAAATTATATATCCCCTCCACAAAGAGATCGAGTATTCAGTTTAccgtttttattttctttcatgtaTATAAAACTGGTGGGTCGTATAAAGACATAattagaaatatatatatatgccatcatttcaaccaaaacaaacacccAATATTTTTTCTTCCACCATTCCTTTCATCAATCCATATTCCGAAGGCAGAGTGAATTTAAGTCGTTAGCGTCGGTCCAAAGGCATAGTTGTCATTTGGCAAATGACATCGATCCATATTCCGAAGTACCGAATCGAGGTACTTATTCAAGATTTTACCTGAGCAATATTTGATCTAGCATCGGGTTGTGGCATTTGTGTTGTGAGATTACGATTTCAGATCCTATATCATGCTCCGTTCCGCTAagctttcttattttttaaagtacATATTTTTCGCTAagctttcttattttttaaagtacatatttttcgctttacgagacataTCATTTTCTcttaatacatcacatttaactCGGGATTTGTGGGGTTGGAGTTATGGTAGGATAATTCAAAAGTACTCTTTGATGTAAAGTTGCGTATATTCTGTAGAAAAGTAAATTTACAGTTACGAAGGCAAATAAATATAATGGACTTTAGAGTTGTTCCCTTTTGATCACAAAAAAGTATATTTAATAACTACTAACTGCCCGTGCCTTGTTTTCTAAACATAGTTTAAATGAAGTATCGAATCTCATTTTTTCGAAGTTTTTTGTGTGGATACAACGATTCTTTTTAACTCCATCTCATATGAGGTGAGTCTCGGATATGAGTATAGTCTCACCTCATACGATAGGAGTATTATTAAATAATCATGAATTAGAAAAAATTCCCTTCTCCCAACAAAATCAACTTCTcggaaattttcattttaaaaataagctTCAAACATGATTCATCTAACcaagttcataaaatagtctAATACAACAAATATTACCAAATCTGTTCAATTTCGTTAGTTGCATTCAGTGATAGAATCAGAGATATTAAGAATGTATAATCATACGGGATTTCAacttgaatttaattttttgaacgtCCACTCACTCAAAGTGACACCCCTATCGCACTTGTTTCTTTAACTgacctagaaaaatagaaaagcaaaatagttcCAAGATGTACATATAACCAAGTAAGGAATAGAGTTTGAAACTCTGTCTACCCAAAAAACTCCAACAAAAAACCTGCAATTTTCAATTCCCGACAGATCATGAAACTTCAAACCAACAGCTTAAGTTGTATTGAACAataattttgttctcttacctattattagttaaaaagaaaaagaatctgatGCAaataattactattggccgtaaagaattactcctggccgcgaaaaattactcatggccgcaaaaTTTTACTCCTTGCGGCGAATAATTACTATTGGcagcaaagaattactcctaacTGCGAAAATTACTTCTGCCGCGAAGAATGACtattggccgcgaagaattactcatagCCGTAAAGAAATTACTATTGGCctcaaagaattactcctagccgcaaaaaattactcatggatgcgaagaattactcttggccgctttgAATTGCACTTAGCCGTATGTAATTACGCGGCCAAAAGCAATTTGatacggccaagtgcaattaaatacggccaagagcaattcaatgcggccaagtcCAATTCGATGCAGCCAATTGCAATTCGGTGCAACCAAGAGCAATTCGatacggccaagtgcaattcaatacGGCCAAGTCCAATTCGATGAGGCCAAAGTAATTCTCGGCCAAGAGGAATTCATTGCGGCCACGAGTAATTCAttacggccaagagtaattcttcgcggtcaTGAGTAATtattgcggccaagagtaattcattgcgatcaggagtaattctttgcgattaaaagtaattttttgtgaacttCTAATCTCAGCAATATATTggcttcaatggttgagatacAGAGTCTTTTTCTGTGTCCCCGAAACACTCTCtccctcatatatatatatatatatatacacacacacacatacacagagtccgtctcccgtaaggaccatctcattttaataaaatgcggacttccctttcccgattgaatttcgatgaaccgagccgctcaatgtgttcaaaacgtgattttaagggtacttgcgaaaaatcagcaaaaaaaatgaccagaaagggcttcatccgagcagtttttgtttattttttatcgaacggttcaaacaaaaactgctcggatgaagcccttcccggtcatttgttttgccgatttcttgcgagtacccttaaaatcacgttatgaacatattgagcggctcagatcatcgaaattcgatctgaaaatggaagaaatgaggaggtccgcattttaactaaaataaggactccctcatttgagactgactctgtgtgtgtgtgtatatatatatatatatacaatccGGCTTTTATGAGGACCACCTCATTATAATAAGATGCGGACCTCACtgttccgatcgaatttcgatgattcgagttgctcaatgtgttcagaacgtgattttaagggtactcacgagaaatcagcaaaaaaaatgatcgggaaggacttcatctaagcagtttttgtttattttttatcgaacgatttaaacaaaaactgctcggatgaagcccttcctgatcatattttttgtcaattttaagcgagtacccttaaaatcacgttctaaacacattgagcggttcggatcattgaaattcgatcgggaaatggaagaaatgaggaggtccgcattttaactaaaatgcggaCTCCCTCATTTTAGACTgactgcatatatatatatatattcttcaaattagcacagaatctgaaaatttttggtattttgttctctttttttttgaaaaatcacatAAACATTAATGTATAATTGTTATGAGTAAATAAATCTACATGGCAATTGTGTAATATGTGCAAAAAGTGTAAGCACTTTACTGAAAGGGAGAGAATAAGCCTAAACTATTGGATCAAAGTAATCATTCATTATAACAACTTATCTTTTGTTAAGTATGGATAAGTCTTACACCCCTGTGTTATGTACTATAAAAAATTaaggtaaataaaaaaattaactctaaTGCAGAAACACGGGGACATGTATATTTTCATTGGCTTTCGACTTTCAACCTAATAAAGGCGAAGATGAAACTATGACTTAGAATCAAGATGCAACAAAATAAATACATTTGCTACCACCAACATATTATAATAAATCatataaccaaatatataattaatcaattttttccccttaatcACTCAATCAACAAAACATCTAGCAACCtaaatatatttcaaaaataacagggcccatatatatatatacagtccgtctcTCGTAAGGAccatctcattttaataaaatgcggacctctatttctcgattgaatttcgatgatccgagccgctcaatgtgttcagaacgtgattttaagggtatccgagaggaatcagcaaaaaaaatgaccgggaatggcttcatccgagcagtttttgtttgttttttatcgaacggttcaaacaaaaactgctctgatgaagccctttccggtcattttttttgtcgatttctcgcgggtactcttaaaatcacgttctaaacacattgagcggctcggatcatcgaaattcgatcgaaaaatgggagaaatgaggaggtctgcattttaactaaaataaggactccctcatttgagactgactaattatggtatatatatatatagtcagaacgtgatttttgtttgaaccgttcgataaaaaacaaacataaattgctcggatgaagcccttcccggtcattttttttgctgatttctcgcggatacctttaaaatcacgttctgaacacattgagcggctcggatcatcgaaattcaatcggaaaaagggaggtccgcattttattaaaatgaggtggtccttacgggagacggactgtatatatatatatata encodes:
- the LOC131309787 gene encoding uncharacterized protein LOC131309787; the protein is MNKGKSHSSTTMKSPTNDGGKAEELFAAESLEEYAEFSRDNEDDDDSEDQVQQGDPIEERYEEYTDTDNFLEGQEGIDAGTVERVAESHAPSVEPSTSQLEVPLRGLPRSWREGDYLVSRYPDGSAGMRLGAQEEIRLTPRTLFAEVREEHKAILSNIFELWPSTFVRLVGASSIIRKLALDSRVSFVEGLENMSLPQATPGDFDSARDGLQALTHFRLEVGCLRKRLDQMAALLELPVAQDQLEKVGKEIEEMEEVVRRLKDKKEGLVRRVSELESANSGGSTCLVTRGRV
- the LOC131309788 gene encoding protein DUF642 L-GALACTONO-1,4-LACTONE-RESPONSIVE GENE 2-like; its protein translation is MSRIVVLLLLFSVTCHVALAVYYETGGEVPNGGFEKCPSPSDLDGTKLTSPNGIPDWETTGCVEYIKSGATQDHMLLIVPAGMYAVRLGNDAAIKQKLTLTPGMFYSLTFSAARTCGQQEKLKVSVSPCTEAGGSGVLPIQTVYSSNGWDSYSWGFVAEADQVEISIHNPGDDKEDAACGPLIDSVALVALPPIKRTAGNLLRNGNFETGPYISPNTSWGVLVPSNIEDAHCPLIGWSVISLKAVKYIDYAHYFVPVGNRAVQLMAGRESIIVQIVRTMPNKVYDLTFAVGDACNSCEGSMVVEAFAGKESFKVPYESSGKGGFKRAKLRFTASSMMTRVKFLSSYYHMKSDHSGSLCGPVVDDVKLVLVNAPPQHKHA